One genomic region from Longimicrobiales bacterium encodes:
- the hisN gene encoding histidinol-phosphatase has translation MTREQLRDVLDFAVDVAWRAGRSTLAHYQTGIAAEAKPDDSPVTEADRAAERIARRLIGARYPADAILGEEEGETHAGADRRWILDPIDGTRTFVRGVPFYGVLIALEYDGDAALGVMHFPALGETVYAARGLGCWWNGRRALVSDETRLDRSLILTTDIENIEHEQRAGGWHALRKSAGLARTWGDCYGYALVATGRAEAMLDPVLSLWDAAALAPIIEEAGGVFTDWDGGSGHRVSSAVATNAALATQVRRILHGDL, from the coding sequence GTGACCCGTGAACAGCTTCGCGATGTACTCGACTTTGCCGTCGATGTCGCCTGGCGCGCGGGGCGCAGCACACTCGCGCATTACCAGACCGGCATTGCCGCAGAAGCCAAGCCGGACGATTCGCCCGTCACGGAAGCCGACCGCGCCGCGGAACGCATCGCACGGCGCCTGATCGGCGCGCGCTATCCCGCGGACGCGATCCTCGGCGAGGAAGAAGGCGAGACACACGCCGGCGCCGACCGTCGCTGGATCCTGGATCCGATCGACGGCACGCGCACGTTCGTGCGCGGCGTGCCGTTCTACGGCGTCCTGATCGCGCTCGAATACGACGGCGACGCGGCGCTGGGCGTCATGCACTTCCCCGCCCTCGGCGAGACGGTCTACGCCGCGCGCGGCCTCGGCTGCTGGTGGAACGGCCGGCGCGCGCTCGTCTCCGACGAGACACGACTCGACCGTTCACTCATCCTCACCACCGACATCGAGAACATCGAGCACGAGCAGCGCGCAGGCGGCTGGCACGCATTGCGGAAGTCCGCCGGCCTCGCGCGCACCTGGGGCGACTGCTACGGCTACGCACTCGTCGCGACGGGTCGCGCGGAGGCCATGCTCGATCCGGTACTGTCGCTCTGGGACGCGGCCGCGCTCGCGCCCATCATCGAGGAGGCCGGCGGCGTATTCACGGACTGGGATGGCGGCTCCGGTCACCGTGTCAGCAGCGCCGTCGCGACCAATGCGGCCCTCGCCACGCAGGTGCGACGCATCCTGCACGGCGACCTCTGA
- the hisF gene encoding imidazole glycerol phosphate synthase subunit HisF, whose protein sequence is MLRKRVIVCLDVRDGRVVKGVSFEGLRDVGNPVELAQRYEAEGADEIVFLDISASAEGRRTLLDTVRQTAENLFIPLTVGGGINDVSDVALALRAGADKVSINTAAVTRPDLIGEAAHKFGSQCIVASIDARQERRKIELIAHSEGAAPPAGAAPPATWYRVFTHGGRNMTELDAVEWARKCAELGAGEILITSIDQDGRRAGYDLELTARVGEAVSVPVIASGGAGTAEHVRDAFLLAGADAALLAGILHDGVTTVSALKQFLAESGIDIRMGPMEMPQP, encoded by the coding sequence ATGCTGCGCAAGCGTGTTATCGTGTGCCTCGACGTGAGGGATGGCCGCGTCGTCAAGGGCGTGAGTTTCGAAGGCCTGCGCGATGTCGGCAATCCGGTCGAGCTCGCGCAGCGATACGAGGCCGAAGGTGCCGACGAGATCGTGTTCCTCGACATCTCCGCGTCAGCGGAAGGGCGGCGTACGCTGCTCGACACCGTGCGGCAGACGGCGGAGAACCTGTTCATCCCGCTGACCGTCGGCGGCGGCATCAACGACGTGTCCGATGTCGCTCTCGCACTGCGCGCCGGTGCCGACAAGGTCAGCATCAACACGGCCGCAGTCACGCGACCGGATCTCATCGGCGAAGCCGCGCACAAGTTCGGCAGCCAGTGTATCGTCGCGAGCATCGACGCCCGGCAGGAGCGTCGCAAGATCGAGCTGATCGCACACTCCGAGGGCGCCGCTCCACCCGCCGGTGCCGCGCCGCCTGCGACGTGGTACCGCGTGTTCACGCACGGCGGCCGCAACATGACGGAGCTCGACGCGGTCGAGTGGGCACGCAAATGTGCCGAGCTCGGCGCGGGCGAGATCCTGATCACGAGCATCGACCAGGACGGTCGCCGCGCCGGCTACGACCTCGAGCTCACGGCGCGCGTCGGCGAAGCGGTTTCCGTGCCCGTCATCGCGAGTGGCGGGGCTGGCACGGCCGAGCATGTACGTGATGCGTTCCTGCTCGCCGGCGCGGATGCAGCGCTGCTCGCCGGGATCCTGCACGACGGCGTGACGACGGTCAGTGCCCTCAAGCAGTTCCTGGCGGAGAGCGGCATCGACATCCGCATGGGTCCGATGGAGATGCCGCAGCCGTGA